In Equus przewalskii isolate Varuska chromosome 6, EquPr2, whole genome shotgun sequence, one DNA window encodes the following:
- the LOC139083932 gene encoding tRNA dimethylallyltransferase-like: protein MAAAAAARAVSVGPGLRGLQGTLPLVVILGATGTGKSTLALQLGQRLGGEIVSADSMQDHPKVYEGLDIITNKVSAREQRMCQHHMISFVDPLVTNYTVVDFRNKATALIEDIFARDKIPIVVGGTNYYIEALLWKVLVNAKPQEMDTEKVIDRKVELEKEDGHVLHKRLSQVDPERAAKLHPHDKRKVARSLQVFEETGISHSEFLHRQQAEEGGGPLGGPLKFPNPCILWLHTDQTVLDERLDKRVDDMLAAGLLDELRDFHRRYNQKKVAENSQDYQRGIFQSIGFKEFHEYLITEGKCTPETSNQLLKKGIEALKQVTKRYARKQNRWVKNRFLSRPGPSVPPVYGLEVSDVSKWEESVLEPALEIVRSFIQGHQPAAAPVKMPCNETENKRSYHMCDLCDRIIIGDREWAAHRKSKSHLHQLKKRRKLDSDAVATIESQSISPDRDKELKEKGSPGQNDEELKSSV, encoded by the exons atggcggcggcggcggctgcacGAGCAGTGTCTGTGGGCCCTGGGCTCCGAGGCCTGCAAGGGACACTGCCTCTTGTAGTGATTCTCGGGGCCACAGGCACTGGCAAATCTACCCTGGCGTTGCAGCTAGGCCAGCGCCTCGGTGGCGAGATCGTCAGCGCCGACTCCATGCAGGATCATCCCAAG GTTTATGAAGGCCTAGACATTATCACCAACAAAGTTTCTGCCCGGGAGCAGAGAATGTGCCAGCACCACATGATCAGCTTTGTGGATCCTCTTGTGACAAATTACACAGTGGTGGACTTCAGGAACAAGGCAACTGCTCTGATTGAAGATATATTTGCCCGAGACAAAATTCCTATTGTCGTGGGAGGAACCAATTACTACATTGAAGCTCTGCTATGGAAAGTTCTTGTCAATGCTAAGCCCCAGGAGATGGACACTGAGAAGGTGATTGACCGGAAAGTAGAGCTTGAAAAGGAGGATGGCCATGTACTCCACAAACGCCTAAGCCAGGTGGACCCGGAAAGGGCTGCCAAGCTACACCCACATGACAAGCGCAAAGTGGCCAGGAGCTTGCAAGTATTTGAAGAAACAGGAATCTCTCATAGTGAATTTCTTCATCGTCAACAAGCAGAAGAAGGTGGTGGTCCCCTTGGAGGGCCTCTGAAGTTCCCTAACCCTTGCATCCTCTGGCTTCATACTGACCAGACAGTTCTAGATGAGCGCTTGGATAAGAGGGTGGATGACATGCTTGCCGCTGGGCTTTTGGATGAACTAAGAGATTTTCACAGACGCTATAATCAGAAGAAAGTTGCAGAAAATAGCCAGGACTATCAACGTGGTATCTTCCAGTCAATTGGCTTCAAGGAATTTCACGAGTACCTGATCACTGAGGGAAAATGCACACCAGAGACTAGTAACCAGCTCCTAAAGAAAGGTATTGAGGCTCTGAAACAAGTGACTAAGAGATATGCCCGGAAGCAAAACCGATGGGTTAAAAACCGTTTTTTGAGCAGACCCGGTCCCAGTGTTCCCCCAGTATATGGCTTAGAAGTATCTGATGTCTCAAAGTGGGAGGAGTCTGTTCTTGAACCTGCTCTTGAAATCGTGCGAAGTTTCATCCAGGGCCACCAGCCTGCAGCTGCTCCAGTAAAGATGCCATGTAATGAAACTGAGAACAAGAGAAGTTATCACATGTGTGACCTCTGTGATCGAATCATCATTGGGGACCGCGAATGGGCAGCACATAGAAAATCCAAATCCCACTTGCACcaactgaagaaaagaagaaaattggactCAGATGCTGTCGCCACCATAGAAAGTCAGAGTATTTCCCCAGACCGTGACAAAGAGCTTAAGGAGAAGGGATCCCCAGGGCAGAATGATGAAGAGCTGAAATCCAGTGTTTAA